One part of the Thermodesulfobacteriota bacterium genome encodes these proteins:
- a CDS encoding MoaD/ThiS family protein → MPSVRIPTPLRKLTADQDEVNVSASNVSVLIDELENQYPGLKDRLCDESGEVRRFINLYVNNEDIRFLNGKETALNDNDVVSIIPAIAGGF, encoded by the coding sequence ATGCCATCAGTGCGCATTCCAACACCGCTTAGAAAATTAACAGCCGATCAGGACGAGGTGAATGTAAGCGCCTCTAATGTATCAGTTCTAATAGATGAACTAGAGAACCAATATCCTGGACTTAAAGACAGGCTTTGTGATGAGTCTGGAGAGGTAAGAAGGTTTATTAACCTCTATGTGAACAATGAGGATATCAGATTCTTAAATGGAAAAGAGACTGCTCTTAATGATAATGATGTCGTTTCCATTATCCCAGCAATTGCCGGCGGATTTTAA